A genome region from Gouania willdenowi chromosome 9, fGouWil2.1, whole genome shotgun sequence includes the following:
- the oclnb gene encoding occludin b, whose translation MPSHNHNNGKHRYRHSEHVSNPNFYYPNDKVLHYYRWTSPPGVMKILCIIIIIMCVAVFACVASTLAWDYDMSLMGGGAGLLPGVGGGNLGGGTYGAGGVYGGGAYGGSYPGYGSSYGGSIGSGGSYGGYGGAYGGAQMDPKAGKAFIIAIAAITFIAVLIIFIMVISRQSSSRSDKFYLATTVICAILAFLMIIATIVYLVAVNPTAQSTGSIYYNQIRQLCAQYQNQNQAQGIFLNQYLYHYCVVEPQEAIAIVLGFLVFVGLIILLVFAVRTRAQIRRWGQDRIMWEEVKVMRTGMNNSVGEWVSKVSGEPEVMLHAPNELLRGSRDYLDTVDQNRPLYLPGDSDINSSVDLKPKLRDYDGAESGDDLDEEEDFSILFPPILDEQERLTYKREFDLDHQEYRDLQAELDSVNRELADLDRDLSRQPEGSPQYLDTLSEFTKLKNLKKSANYQLKKKRCKYLRSKLSHIKRKISEYDRRP comes from the exons ATGCCGAGCCACAATCACAACAATGGCAAACA ccgGTACCGGCACAGCGAGCATGTGTCCAACCCGAACTTCTACTACCCCAATGATAAGGTGCTCCACTACTACCGCTGGACCTCGCCACCAGGCGTGATGAAGATCCTGtgcatcatcattatcatcatgtGCGTGGCAGTGTTCGCCTGCGTTGCCTCCACTCTGGCCTGGGACTACGACATGAGCCTGATGGGCGGCGGAGCCGGACTGCTGCCTGGGGTCGGCGGCGGTAACTTGGGAGGGGGAACCTACGGCGCTGGCGGCGTCTATGGGGGCGGGGCCTATGGCGGCAGCTACCCAGGCTACGGCAGCTCCTATGGCGGCTCCATTGGCAGTGGTGGCTCCTATGGTGGATACGGTGGCGCATATGGAGGAGCGCAGATGGACCCCAAGGCAGGGAAGGCTTTCATCATTGCCATCGCTGCCATTACTTTCATCGCTGtgctcatcatcttcatcatggTGATCTCAAGGCAGAGCTCCTCACGGTCTGATAAGTTCTACCTGGCAACGACCGTGATCTGTGCCATCCTGGCCTTCCTGATGATCATCGCCACCATCGTGTACCTGGTGGCAGTGAACCCCACGGCACAGTCCACTGGGTCCATTTACTACAACCAGATCCGTCAGCTGTGCGCTCAGTACCAGAACCAAAACCAGGCCCAGGGAATCTTCCTGAACCAGTACCTTTACCATTACTGCGTGGTGGAGCCGCAGGAG GCCATCGCCATTGTCCTGGGCTTCCTGGTGTTTGTGGGTCTCATCATCCTACTGGTTTTTGCCGTTCGGACCCGAGCTCAGATCAGGCGCTGGGGACAGGATCGCATCATGTGGGAGGAGGTGAAGGTGATGCGAACTGGGATGAACAACAGCGTCGGGGAGTGG GTGAGCAAAGTGTCGGGTGAGCCCGAGGTGATGCTTCATGCTCCCAACGAGCTGCTGAGAGGATCCAGAGATTACCTGGACACCGTGGATCAGAACAGGCCTCTGTACCTGCCAGG GGACTCGGACATCAACAGCTCTGTGGACCTGAAGCCCAAACTGAGGGATTACGACGGAGCGGAGTCTGGAGACGATCTGGACGAGGAGGAGGACTTCAGCAT CCTGTTTCCTCCCATCTTGGACGAGCAGGAGCGTCTGACCTATAAGAGGGAGTTTGACCTGGACCATCAGGAGTACCGAGACCTGCAGGCTGAGCTGGACTCTGTGAACCGGGAGCTGGCAGACCTGGACCGGGATCTGAGCCGACAGCCTGAGGGAAGTCCTCAGTACCTG GACACTCTGAGTGAATTCACCAAACTGAAGAATCTGAAGAAG TCTGCGAACTACCAGCTGAAGAAGAAGAGATGTAAATACCTTCGCTCCAAACTGTCGCACATTAAGAGGAAGATCAGCGAGTATGACCGCCGGCCCTAA
- the rpl35 gene encoding large ribosomal subunit protein uL29: MAKIKARDLRGKKKEELLKQLDDLKNELSQLRVAKVTGGAASKLSKIRVVRKSIARVLTVINQTQKENLRKFYKGKKYKPLDLRPKKTRALRRRLNKHEESLRTKKQQRKELLYSMRKFAVKA, encoded by the exons ATG GCGAAGATCAAGGCCCGAGATCTGCGAGGcaagaagaaggaggagctgctgaagCAGCTGGACGACCTGAAGAATGAACTGTCTCAGCTCCGCGTGGCCAAAGTCACCGGAGGGGCCGCCTCCAAACTGTCCAAGAT CCGTGTTGTTCGTAAATCCATCGCCAGAGTTCTGACCGTCATCAACCAGACACAGAAGGAGAACCTGAGGAAGTTTTACAAG GGGAAGAAGTACAAGCCTTTGGACCTGAGGCCGAAGAAGACGCGCGCTCTGCGCCGCAGACTCAATAAACATGAGGAAAGTCTGCGCACCAAGAAGCAGCAGAGGAAGGAGCTGCTTTACTCCATGCGCAAGTTCGCTGTCAAAGCTTAG
- the marveld2b gene encoding MARVEL domain-containing protein 2b isoform X1, with protein sequence MSSGVSGSASRFDRVREFPIYDQVPEGSLGRESSLPLPPPPPSLHGTLPAVSLDPLPPPPLPDQPAVGPEAYFPPSDDDEGDIDAMDIKPVHRFIPDSVKNFFRGNSGTRSGRGWSLSHTTPGVPCSPPHSAPPSPSLPGSYKDPYGGSGGSYSSRKEHDALLLGADALDSASAVPTNLSTQTYQEKVEEYHQRYAYMKSWAGLLRILGFLQLLLGGAVFACVCAYVHKDNEWFNMYGYSSPQLFGGLGGGVGGYGSSYYTGPKTPFVLVVAGLAWIATVILVVLGLTLYYRTILLDSSWWPLTECAINLALAALYVAAGVVYVRDTTRGGMCNMPVFNNGVNGAFCRTEAGQTAAIVFIFINMVLYFISAAVCLKLWRHEAARMRRAALEHEMRTVESSMPLSILGAGSRASDATPLPTVQPDITDAATYRTAQMEPEILRGHIPAGHIPKPVVIADYVAKYPSIRSDEERDQYKAVFNDQYAEYRELHAEVQVMAQKFQEMDDMMHSLPARPSSQMEKERLDLILMEYQKKKNVSLQLQFLHHNFVSLQLPKEKGVCVCVCVCVCVCVCVCACACVFRIPRLWRNGSDVST encoded by the exons ATGTCTTCGGGAGTGTCTGGTTCCGCCTCCAGGTTCGACCGGGTCAGGGAGTTCCCCATCTACGACCAGGTTCCTGAGGGCTCCCTGGGCCGAGAATCCAGTCTTCCCTTGCCGCCGCCTCCACCGTCCCTCCATGGGACTTTACCGGCCGTCAGCTTGGACCCCCTTCCTCCTCCGCCTCTCCCGGATCAGCCAGCCGTCGGGCCTGAGGCCTACTTTCCCCCCAGCGATGACGATGAAGGTGACATCGACGCCATGGACATCAAACCGGTTCACCGCTTCATCCCAGACTCGGTCAAGAACTTCTTCCGCGGTAACAGCGGAACTCGTAGCGGCCGCGGTTGGTCACTGTCCCACACCACGCCTGGGGTTCCCTGCTCGCCGCCTCACTCTGCCCCTCCATCCCCGTCACTTCCTGGCTCCTACAAGGACCCGTACGGCGGCTCGGGCGGCAGCTACTCATCTCGGAAGGAGCATGATGCCCTGCTGTTGGGGGCCGACGCCCTGGACTCTGCCTCGGCCGTGCCCACCAACCTGTCGACGCAGACGTACCAGGAGAAGGTTGAGGAGTATCACCAGCGCTACGCCTACATGAAGTCCTGGGCCGGCCTGCTGAGGATCCTGGGCTTCCTACAGCTGCTGCTCGGCGGTGCCGTGTTCGCGTGCGTCTGCGCGTACGTCCACAAGGACAACGAGTGGTTCAACATGTATGGATACTCCTCGCCGCAGCTGTTTGGAGGCCTAGGCGGTGGCGTGGGGGGGTACGGGAGCAGTTATTACACTGGCCCCAAGACGCCCTTTGTCTTGGTGGTGGCCGGCTTGGCGTGGATTGCCACGGTGATCCTGGTGGTTCTGGGGTTGACGTTGTACTACCGGACCATCCTCCTGGACTCCTCATGGTGGCCCCTGACAGAGTGCGCCATCAACTTGGCACTGGCGGCACTGTACGTGGCGGCGGGGGTGGTGTACGTGCGGGACACCACCAGGGGTGGCATGTGCAACATGCCGGTCTTCAATAACGGCGTGAACGGAGCGTTCTGCCGCACCGAGGCCGGACAGACGGCCGCCATCGTCTTTATCTTCATCAACATGGTGCTGTACTTCATCAGTGCTGCCGTGTGCTTGAAGCTGTGGAGGCATGAGGCCGCCCGCATGAGGAGGGCCGCGCTCGAACacgag ATGAGGACCGTGGAGTCTTCGATGCCGCTCTCCATC CTGGGGGCGGGCTCTAGGGCCTCGGACGCCACGCCGCTGCCCACTGTTCAGCCCGACATCACGGACGCTGCCACGTACCGCACAGCTCAGATGGAGCCGGAGATCCTTCGAGGTCACATCCCTGCAGGACACATCCCCAAACCGGTGGTCATTGCAGACTATGTGGC TAAGTATCCCAGTATCCGTTCAGACGAGGAGAGGGACCAGTACAAGGCGGTGTTTAACGACCAGTATGCAGAGTACAGGGAGCTCCACGCTGAGGTCCAGGTCATGGCTCAGAAGTTCCAGGAAATGGACGACATGATGCACAGCCTCCCCGCTCGTCCCTCCAGCCAAATG GAGAAGGAACGCCTCGACCTCATCCTGATGGAAtaccagaagaagaagaacgtaAGTCTTCAGTTGCAGTTTCTTCATCACAACTTTGTCAGTTTGCAGCTTCCAAAAGAAaaaggtgtgtgcgtgtgtgtgtgtgtgtgtgtgtgtgtgtgtgtgtgtgtgtgtgcgtgtgcgtgtgtgttcagGATCCCACGTTTGTGGAGAAACGGGAGCGATGTGAGTacctga
- the marveld2b gene encoding MARVEL domain-containing protein 2b isoform X2, with the protein MSSGVSGSASRFDRVREFPIYDQVPEGSLGRESSLPLPPPPPSLHGTLPAVSLDPLPPPPLPDQPAVGPEAYFPPSDDDEGDIDAMDIKPVHRFIPDSVKNFFRGNSGTRSGRGWSLSHTTPGVPCSPPHSAPPSPSLPGSYKDPYGGSGGSYSSRKEHDALLLGADALDSASAVPTNLSTQTYQEKVEEYHQRYAYMKSWAGLLRILGFLQLLLGGAVFACVCAYVHKDNEWFNMYGYSSPQLFGGLGGGVGGYGSSYYTGPKTPFVLVVAGLAWIATVILVVLGLTLYYRTILLDSSWWPLTECAINLALAALYVAAGVVYVRDTTRGGMCNMPVFNNGVNGAFCRTEAGQTAAIVFIFINMVLYFISAAVCLKLWRHEAARMRRAALEHEMRTVESSMPLSILGAGSRASDATPLPTVQPDITDAATYRTAQMEPEILRGHIPAGHIPKPVVIADYVAKYPSIRSDEERDQYKAVFNDQYAEYRELHAEVQVMAQKFQEMDDMMHSLPARPSSQMEKERLDLILMEYQKKKNDPTFVEKRERCEYLKNKLSHIKQKINEYNNKSRS; encoded by the exons ATGTCTTCGGGAGTGTCTGGTTCCGCCTCCAGGTTCGACCGGGTCAGGGAGTTCCCCATCTACGACCAGGTTCCTGAGGGCTCCCTGGGCCGAGAATCCAGTCTTCCCTTGCCGCCGCCTCCACCGTCCCTCCATGGGACTTTACCGGCCGTCAGCTTGGACCCCCTTCCTCCTCCGCCTCTCCCGGATCAGCCAGCCGTCGGGCCTGAGGCCTACTTTCCCCCCAGCGATGACGATGAAGGTGACATCGACGCCATGGACATCAAACCGGTTCACCGCTTCATCCCAGACTCGGTCAAGAACTTCTTCCGCGGTAACAGCGGAACTCGTAGCGGCCGCGGTTGGTCACTGTCCCACACCACGCCTGGGGTTCCCTGCTCGCCGCCTCACTCTGCCCCTCCATCCCCGTCACTTCCTGGCTCCTACAAGGACCCGTACGGCGGCTCGGGCGGCAGCTACTCATCTCGGAAGGAGCATGATGCCCTGCTGTTGGGGGCCGACGCCCTGGACTCTGCCTCGGCCGTGCCCACCAACCTGTCGACGCAGACGTACCAGGAGAAGGTTGAGGAGTATCACCAGCGCTACGCCTACATGAAGTCCTGGGCCGGCCTGCTGAGGATCCTGGGCTTCCTACAGCTGCTGCTCGGCGGTGCCGTGTTCGCGTGCGTCTGCGCGTACGTCCACAAGGACAACGAGTGGTTCAACATGTATGGATACTCCTCGCCGCAGCTGTTTGGAGGCCTAGGCGGTGGCGTGGGGGGGTACGGGAGCAGTTATTACACTGGCCCCAAGACGCCCTTTGTCTTGGTGGTGGCCGGCTTGGCGTGGATTGCCACGGTGATCCTGGTGGTTCTGGGGTTGACGTTGTACTACCGGACCATCCTCCTGGACTCCTCATGGTGGCCCCTGACAGAGTGCGCCATCAACTTGGCACTGGCGGCACTGTACGTGGCGGCGGGGGTGGTGTACGTGCGGGACACCACCAGGGGTGGCATGTGCAACATGCCGGTCTTCAATAACGGCGTGAACGGAGCGTTCTGCCGCACCGAGGCCGGACAGACGGCCGCCATCGTCTTTATCTTCATCAACATGGTGCTGTACTTCATCAGTGCTGCCGTGTGCTTGAAGCTGTGGAGGCATGAGGCCGCCCGCATGAGGAGGGCCGCGCTCGAACacgag ATGAGGACCGTGGAGTCTTCGATGCCGCTCTCCATC CTGGGGGCGGGCTCTAGGGCCTCGGACGCCACGCCGCTGCCCACTGTTCAGCCCGACATCACGGACGCTGCCACGTACCGCACAGCTCAGATGGAGCCGGAGATCCTTCGAGGTCACATCCCTGCAGGACACATCCCCAAACCGGTGGTCATTGCAGACTATGTGGC TAAGTATCCCAGTATCCGTTCAGACGAGGAGAGGGACCAGTACAAGGCGGTGTTTAACGACCAGTATGCAGAGTACAGGGAGCTCCACGCTGAGGTCCAGGTCATGGCTCAGAAGTTCCAGGAAATGGACGACATGATGCACAGCCTCCCCGCTCGTCCCTCCAGCCAAATG GAGAAGGAACGCCTCGACCTCATCCTGATGGAAtaccagaagaagaagaac GATCCCACGTTTGTGGAGAAACGGGAGCGATGTGAGTacctgaaaaacaaactgtCACACATCAAGCAGAAGATCAACGAGTACAACAACAAGAGCCGTAGCTGA